A single region of the Anabaena sphaerica FACHB-251 genome encodes:
- a CDS encoding glutathione S-transferase family protein, which translates to MLRLYHLPISPNSRRVWITLLEKGLDFELVEVKLNGEQFKPEFLAINPFHHIPALVDDGFNVVESLAILDYLEAKYPTPTMLPKDAKDLAIVRMVEMVCVNELLPALTPLMSVMFNLPGKNAEAIEQAQIKITTSLNFFENLLDERPYFGSENLTLAEVVAGSIVPWLPKAGISLDDYPKLNAWCERLVVRPAWQTTQATPEMIEGFRKLLMARMG; encoded by the coding sequence ATGTTAAGACTTTATCATTTGCCGATTTCTCCAAATTCACGCCGAGTCTGGATTACACTGCTAGAAAAAGGACTAGATTTTGAACTGGTAGAAGTTAAACTAAATGGAGAACAGTTTAAACCAGAATTTTTAGCGATTAACCCTTTCCACCACATTCCAGCTTTAGTAGATGACGGTTTTAATGTAGTAGAATCATTGGCAATTTTAGATTATTTAGAAGCTAAATATCCAACGCCGACAATGTTGCCAAAAGATGCCAAAGATTTAGCAATTGTGCGAATGGTAGAAATGGTTTGTGTTAATGAATTATTACCTGCCCTGACACCACTGATGTCAGTAATGTTTAATTTACCAGGAAAAAATGCAGAAGCAATTGAGCAGGCTCAGATAAAAATTACCACATCATTGAATTTTTTCGAGAACTTGCTTGATGAGCGTCCATACTTTGGCAGTGAGAACCTAACTTTAGCCGAAGTTGTAGCGGGAAGTATAGTACCATGGTTGCCGAAAGCTGGTATTTCCTTAGATGACTATCCAAAACTGAATGCTTGGTGCGAGCGATTGGTTGTACGTCCAGCATGGCAAACTACCCAAGCGACACCAGAAATGATAGAAGGTTTTCGGAAACTGTTAATGGCGAGAATGGGATAA
- a CDS encoding peroxiredoxin family protein, producing MLTSTDFTGLFNERFFRNLLPKPALDELRLGVGTPDFKLTDITNNRTVKLSDYRGKQPVLLAFTRIFTEKQYCPFCYPHIKALNENYEEFTNRGIEVFMITSTDKKQSQVVVKDLGLKMPLLSDPSCHVFRTYQVGQALGAPLPAQFVLDKDGKLLYRHLFSFLDHNASVETLLERFN from the coding sequence ATGTTGACATCAACAGATTTTACAGGTTTATTTAATGAGCGATTCTTCCGCAATCTTTTACCTAAACCTGCACTCGATGAGTTGAGGTTGGGAGTAGGAACGCCAGATTTTAAATTAACAGATATTACCAATAATCGCACGGTTAAATTATCAGATTATCGTGGTAAACAACCTGTTCTTCTGGCATTTACAAGGATTTTTACAGAAAAGCAATATTGCCCTTTTTGCTATCCCCATATTAAAGCCTTAAATGAAAATTATGAGGAGTTTACAAATAGGGGTATAGAAGTTTTTATGATTACTAGCACCGATAAAAAGCAAAGTCAAGTAGTAGTTAAAGACTTGGGCTTAAAAATGCCTTTATTGAGTGACCCTAGCTGTCATGTTTTTAGGACTTATCAAGTAGGACAAGCGTTAGGAGCGCCTTTACCAGCGCAGTTTGTCTTAGATAAAGATGGGAAATTACTCTATAGGCATTTATTTTCATTTTTGGATCATAATGCTAGTGTAGAGACATTGCTAGAAAGATTTAATTAA
- a CDS encoding alkaline phosphatase PhoX: MNLSRRKFFTMAGASAAGAVLLSPLQAFYAKRAIAAGPYGNLVPDPLGVLDLPPGFTYRRLSETGQTMNDAYKVPGGHDGMGAFSDSNGNTILIRNHELAPSSSNGLGAPNNKKYNTKARGGCTKLVVNPSGILLDHRGVLAGTIRNCAGGLTPWGSWLSCEETFETNNTKKHGYVFEVPSSATTFVTPVPLTAMGRFNHEAAAVDPNTGYIYMTEDRGDGLFYRFIPNQSNNLSAGGLLYGLKITGLPGVNTATGFPQNLPRAVEWVQINNPDPTSDTVRIEGYNNGAARFSGGEGIFYGSGYVYFTCKSGGSSGDGQIWRYSPTNNTVELYIEPNNSGVLDNPDNIVVFPNRDIFLCEDGDGTDYILGITPSGSLYKFAKNALNTSEFAGVCFSPDGQTMFVNIQSPGITFAIWGPW, translated from the coding sequence TTGAATCTATCGAGACGTAAGTTTTTTACGATGGCAGGGGCATCGGCGGCAGGTGCTGTTCTTCTATCTCCTTTGCAAGCCTTCTATGCCAAACGCGCGATCGCAGCAGGTCCATACGGCAATTTAGTTCCTGACCCATTAGGAGTATTAGATTTACCACCTGGATTCACCTACCGCAGACTGTCGGAAACAGGTCAAACGATGAATGATGCTTACAAGGTACCAGGTGGTCATGATGGTATGGGTGCCTTTTCAGATTCCAACGGCAATACAATTCTAATTCGCAACCACGAACTTGCGCCCTCCTCTAGTAACGGTTTGGGCGCTCCCAATAACAAGAAGTACAACACAAAGGCGAGGGGCGGTTGCACTAAATTGGTTGTTAATCCTTCCGGCATCTTGCTAGATCATCGGGGAGTCCTAGCAGGAACTATTCGTAATTGTGCTGGTGGTCTTACGCCTTGGGGATCTTGGTTAAGCTGTGAGGAAACCTTTGAAACCAATAACACCAAGAAGCATGGCTATGTTTTTGAAGTACCCAGTAGCGCAACCACTTTTGTCACCCCCGTCCCACTAACAGCAATGGGGCGTTTTAATCACGAGGCTGCTGCTGTAGACCCGAACACAGGGTATATCTACATGACGGAAGACAGGGGAGACGGGCTTTTCTACCGCTTCATTCCTAACCAAAGCAACAACCTGAGTGCTGGCGGCTTGCTATATGGTTTAAAGATTACAGGGTTGCCTGGAGTCAACACAGCTACGGGTTTCCCACAAAATCTGCCTAGAGCGGTGGAATGGGTACAGATTAACAATCCTGATCCCACCTCTGATACCGTCAGAATAGAAGGGTATAACAATGGTGCCGCTAGGTTTTCAGGTGGGGAAGGCATCTTTTATGGCAGTGGTTATGTCTACTTCACTTGCAAGAGTGGGGGTAGTTCTGGAGATGGGCAGATATGGCGTTATTCGCCCACTAACAATACTGTTGAACTCTATATTGAACCTAACAATTCTGGTGTACTGGACAATCCAGACAATATTGTGGTTTTCCCCAACCGGGACATCTTCCTCTGTGAAGATGGGGATGGAACAGATTACATTCTGGGCATCACTCCCAGTGGCAGTCTTTACAAGTTTGCCAAGAATGCCCTCAACACATCAGAGTTCGCTGGGGTTTGCTTCTCCCCCGATGGTCAGACGATGTTTGTCAACATACAGAGTCCAGGCATAACCTTTGCTATCTGGGGACCTTGGTAA